DNA sequence from the Halorussus sp. MSC15.2 genome:
CCGGGCACCGCCCGGACCCGCGCTATCGTCGTCACGCGCCCTCACCTCCCGGACGCCCGATGAGACGCCCCTCGCTGATGGCGTCCACGTCGTCGGCAACCATCTGGAACGAGCGGTCGCGGTTCTCCGCGCGCGCCCGCCGGTCGAGTCTGTCGGTGTGAACGTCCCGGAGGTCGGGGTCGAGCGCGAGGTCCCCGAACTGGAGGATGCGGACCCGACCGTCGTCGTCGCGGGCCGGGAGGACCGCGCTCTCGGCGCTCTCGCTCGGGGCGAAGGGAACGTCGAGTTTCCCCGTGTCGAAGGCCTTCACGACGCCCTGCGCGACGTCCTCGTCGCCCAGTTCGAGTATCGTGTCCATCAGCGACCGCGTGGACTTCTCGACGAACTCGCGTTCGCGCTCGACGCCGTCGAGCGCGATGTCCTGCTCGCGCATCATGTCGATGAGCTGTCTGGTGGTTCGCAGGCCCTCGGCGTTGGCCTCCTTGGTGGGGACGCCGCCGAACTCCTGCGGGGACTTGGTGATGACCTTGTCGGGTTCCGCGATGGCAGCGGTGGCCGCGCCGAGCGCGATGACGCCGCTGGCGCGGGCCTCGTCCGGCGGGAACCCGCCCATCCACTCGTGGAAGACGGTGGTGACGGTCACGTCGTCGGGGAGGTACTCCTCGCCGAGTTCGCGGAGCGCCCGCAGCGCCGCGATGTCCTGGACGAGGTTGCCGACCTGCCCGTAGCCGAGGGTGATGCTCCGGACCCCCTGCGTGGCCGCGAGCATCCCCTCGACCAGCATCACGGCGATGGCGATGCTCGGCGGGACGAGCGTCCCCGTCAGCGGCCCGAACGGTTCGCGGTTTATCGTGACGCCGCGCTCGGTGTAGGCCCCGGCGAGGCGGTCCACGTACTGCCAGTGTTCGATGGTCTGCGCGAGGTCGTGCTCCTTGGTGTAGGGGATGTTGTACGAGACGGGGCCGCCCTCGAAGCTCTGGAAGCCGCCGGCGAACGTGACGGCCGCGAGCAGGCGGGCGT
Encoded proteins:
- a CDS encoding methylaspartate mutase subunit E gives rise to the protein MLRDTRLSGEDLSRIDEQIRAGWSVEEIDFEEAVAYHESLPRSKQFARVLEDADRPLLQPRAGVPRLDDQITLLRHLEDAGRADLLPTTIDSYTRDNEYEKAQQGLEEARESGEDTLNGFPAVNHGVEGCRSLIESVDAPIEVRHGTPDARLLAAVTFAGGFQSFEGGPVSYNIPYTKEHDLAQTIEHWQYVDRLAGAYTERGVTINREPFGPLTGTLVPPSIAIAVMLVEGMLAATQGVRSITLGYGQVGNLVQDIAALRALRELGEEYLPDDVTVTTVFHEWMGGFPPDEARASGVIALGAATAAIAEPDKVITKSPQEFGGVPTKEANAEGLRTTRQLIDMMREQDIALDGVEREREFVEKSTRSLMDTILELGDEDVAQGVVKAFDTGKLDVPFAPSESAESAVLPARDDDGRVRILQFGDLALDPDLRDVHTDRLDRRARAENRDRSFQMVADDVDAISEGRLIGRPGGEGA